One genomic segment of Pongo pygmaeus isolate AG05252 chromosome 19, NHGRI_mPonPyg2-v2.0_pri, whole genome shotgun sequence includes these proteins:
- the KCNJ12 gene encoding ATP-sensitive inward rectifier potassium channel 12 isoform X2: MTAASRANPYSIVSSEEDGLHLVTMSGANGFGNGKVHTRRRCRNRFVKKNGQCNIEFANMDEKSQRYLADMFTTCVDIRWRYMLLIFSLAFLASWLLFGVIFWVIAVAHGDLEPAEGRGRTPCVMQVHGFMAAFLFSIETQTTIGYGLRCVTEECPVAVFMVVAQSIVGCIIDSFMIGAIMAKMARPKKRAQTLLFSHNAVVALRDGKLCLMWRVGNLRKSHIVEAHVRAQLIKPRVTEEGEYIPLDQIDIDVGFDKGLDRIFLVSPITILHEIDEASPLFGISRQDLETDDFEIVVILEGMVEATAMTTQARSSYLANEILWGHRFEPVLFEEKNQYKIDYSHFHKTYEVPSTPRCSAKDLVENKFLLPSANSFCYENELAFLSRDEEDEADGDQDGRSRDGLSPQARHDFDRLQAGGGALEQRPYRRESEI, from the coding sequence ATGACCGCAGCCAGCCGGGCCAACCCCTACAGCATCGTGTCATCGGAGGAGGACGGGCTGCACCTGGTCACCATGTCGGGCGCCAACGGCTTCGGCAACGGCAAGGTGCACACGCGGCGCAGGTGCCGCAACCGCTTCGTCAAGAAGAATGGCCAGTGCAACATTGAGTTCGCCAACATGGACGAGAAGTCCCAGCGCTACCTGGCTGACATGTTCACCACCTGTGTGGACATCCGCTGGCGCTACATGCTGCTCATCTTCTCGCTGGCCTTCCTTGCCTCCTGGCTGCTGTTCGGCGTCATCTTCTGGGTCATCGCTGTGGCACACGGTGACCTGGAGCCGGCTGAGGGCCGCGGCCGCACACCCTGTGTGATGCAGGTGCACGGCTTCATGGCGGCCTTCCTCTTCTCCATCGAGACGCAGACCACCATCGGCTACGGGCTGCGCTGTGTGACGGAGGAGTGCCCGGTAGCCGTCTTCATGGTGGTGGCCCAGTCCATCGTGGGCTGCATCATCGACTCCTTCATGATTGGTGCCATCATGGCCAAGATGGCAAGGCCCAAGAAGCGGGCACAGACGCTGCTGTTCAGCCACAACGCCGTGGTGGCTCTGCGtgacggcaagctctgcctcatgTGGCGTGTGGGCAACCTGCGCAAGAGCCACATTGTGGAGGCCCATGTGCGCGCGCAGCTCATCAAGCCGCGGGTCACCGAGGAGGGCGAGTACATCCCGCTGGACCAGATCGACATCGATGTGGGCTTCGACAAGGGCCTGGACCGCATCTTTCTGGTGTCGCCCATCACCATCCTGCACGAGATTGACGAGGCCAGCCCGCTGTTCGGCATCAGCCGGCAGGACCTGGAGACGGACGACTTTGAGATCGTGGTCATCCTGGAAGGCATGGTGGAGGCCACAGCCATGACCACCCAGGCCCGCAGCTCCTACCTGGCCAATGAGATCCTGTGGGGTCACCGCTTTGAGCCCGTGCTCTTCGAGGAGAAGAACCAGTACAAGATCGACTACTCGCACTTCCACAAGACCTATGAGGTGCCCTCTACGCCCCGCTGCAGTGCGAAGGATCTGGTGGAGAACAAGTTCCTGCTGCCCAGCGCCAACTCCTTCTGCTACGAGAACGAGCTGGCCTTCCTGAGCCGTGACGAGGAGGATGAGGCGGACGGAGACCAGGACGGCCGAAGCCGGGACGGCCTCAGCCCCCAGGCCAGGCATGACTTTGACAGACTCCAGGCTGGCGGTGGGGCCCTGGAGCAGCGGCCCTACAGACGGGAGTCAGAGATCTGA
- the KCNJ12 gene encoding ATP-sensitive inward rectifier potassium channel 12 isoform X1 — MTRWKSLKAPGPHKSSPCQLVASRRRLSAPALAASFWRVQESGAEPSSQHSRRDPPCRRLPTSWPRQKQCPPFRPCVPAPQRHGAALPGASLGVSQGPPTPGMTAASRANPYSIVSSEEDGLHLVTMSGANGFGNGKVHTRRRCRNRFVKKNGQCNIEFANMDEKSQRYLADMFTTCVDIRWRYMLLIFSLAFLASWLLFGVIFWVIAVAHGDLEPAEGRGRTPCVMQVHGFMAAFLFSIETQTTIGYGLRCVTEECPVAVFMVVAQSIVGCIIDSFMIGAIMAKMARPKKRAQTLLFSHNAVVALRDGKLCLMWRVGNLRKSHIVEAHVRAQLIKPRVTEEGEYIPLDQIDIDVGFDKGLDRIFLVSPITILHEIDEASPLFGISRQDLETDDFEIVVILEGMVEATAMTTQARSSYLANEILWGHRFEPVLFEEKNQYKIDYSHFHKTYEVPSTPRCSAKDLVENKFLLPSANSFCYENELAFLSRDEEDEADGDQDGRSRDGLSPQARHDFDRLQAGGGALEQRPYRRESEI; from the exons ATGACCCGCTGGAAGTCCCTCAAGGCCCCTGGGCCACACAAATCCAGCCCCTGTCAGCTGGTGGCCTCACGCCGGCGTCTGAGTGCCCCAGCCCTGGCTGCCTCCTTCTGGAGGGTCCAGGAATCTGGGGCTGAGCCCTCTTCCCAGCACAGCCGCAGGGATCCCCCCTGCCGCCGGCTCCCTACCTCCTGGCCCAGGCAGAAGCAGTGTCCACCATTCCGGCCCTGCGTCCCAGCTCCTCAGCGTCATG GAGCCGCCCTGCCTGGAGCTAGCCTGGGGGTGAGCCAGGGTCCCCCAACCCCCGGGATGACCGCAGCCAGCCGGGCCAACCCCTACAGCATCGTGTCATCGGAGGAGGACGGGCTGCACCTGGTCACCATGTCGGGCGCCAACGGCTTCGGCAACGGCAAGGTGCACACGCGGCGCAGGTGCCGCAACCGCTTCGTCAAGAAGAATGGCCAGTGCAACATTGAGTTCGCCAACATGGACGAGAAGTCCCAGCGCTACCTGGCTGACATGTTCACCACCTGTGTGGACATCCGCTGGCGCTACATGCTGCTCATCTTCTCGCTGGCCTTCCTTGCCTCCTGGCTGCTGTTCGGCGTCATCTTCTGGGTCATCGCTGTGGCACACGGTGACCTGGAGCCGGCTGAGGGCCGCGGCCGCACACCCTGTGTGATGCAGGTGCACGGCTTCATGGCGGCCTTCCTCTTCTCCATCGAGACGCAGACCACCATCGGCTACGGGCTGCGCTGTGTGACGGAGGAGTGCCCGGTAGCCGTCTTCATGGTGGTGGCCCAGTCCATCGTGGGCTGCATCATCGACTCCTTCATGATTGGTGCCATCATGGCCAAGATGGCAAGGCCCAAGAAGCGGGCACAGACGCTGCTGTTCAGCCACAACGCCGTGGTGGCTCTGCGtgacggcaagctctgcctcatgTGGCGTGTGGGCAACCTGCGCAAGAGCCACATTGTGGAGGCCCATGTGCGCGCGCAGCTCATCAAGCCGCGGGTCACCGAGGAGGGCGAGTACATCCCGCTGGACCAGATCGACATCGATGTGGGCTTCGACAAGGGCCTGGACCGCATCTTTCTGGTGTCGCCCATCACCATCCTGCACGAGATTGACGAGGCCAGCCCGCTGTTCGGCATCAGCCGGCAGGACCTGGAGACGGACGACTTTGAGATCGTGGTCATCCTGGAAGGCATGGTGGAGGCCACAGCCATGACCACCCAGGCCCGCAGCTCCTACCTGGCCAATGAGATCCTGTGGGGTCACCGCTTTGAGCCCGTGCTCTTCGAGGAGAAGAACCAGTACAAGATCGACTACTCGCACTTCCACAAGACCTATGAGGTGCCCTCTACGCCCCGCTGCAGTGCGAAGGATCTGGTGGAGAACAAGTTCCTGCTGCCCAGCGCCAACTCCTTCTGCTACGAGAACGAGCTGGCCTTCCTGAGCCGTGACGAGGAGGATGAGGCGGACGGAGACCAGGACGGCCGAAGCCGGGACGGCCTCAGCCCCCAGGCCAGGCATGACTTTGACAGACTCCAGGCTGGCGGTGGGGCCCTGGAGCAGCGGCCCTACAGACGGGAGTCAGAGATCTGA